The sequence TTCTCCACCTTGTTTTTTTGGAGCCATCGTGATGATGATTTTGTGACGTTGTACTGGAGATTATTGCGTGTAGCGTTCCAATAATACATAACATGCAGAAACCAAGAACAGGAAGCAGAGAAGAAGTGAACAAAGCACCTGTTCTTAACTAAAGAGACACATGGTTACAAGCTGGAAATCATAATTAAGAAATCTGAATCTGAAAGAACCTAATGGAAGGGTTTTGAGTAACACAACGGAAGCATCGTACAAACACAGTAAGAAAGCAAACTCAAATCCTTTGAAAGGGAGGCAGAGTGAAAGTACATGGGGAAGCCTGTGGTGATTTTGTCCTGAAACTTCTTCTGTGGTGCTCACAGTCTCACAGTATTTCTCTTGCCGGCCTAAATCAGGTAACTCCTCAGTTGTTTTCTGTCAATACTCATTAAATTTTTCAAAGACTAATGAAGGTCAGaagtttaaataataaattcagcacgacaacacacaaaaaaaaaaacaaatataactgCTACAGTACCATCTTAGAGTCATCTAAGACAGAAGGAACAGCGTCATGCTTCTCTTTACAGTTGTGGTGATTTAGGTCTGAAACATCCTCTGTGATGCTAACAATCTCACCATGTTTCTCTTGCCAGCGTAAATGAGGTAACTCCTCAGTTGTGTTCTGTCAATATACATCAACATTTCATAAGATGAAGGAAATTTATATTCTCCCTCATAGCTTCTATTAAGGGCATCTCCAGtcccactctattttttccttctaaaatagagtttagagtaaaaatgctctaatggtactctattttctactctataatagtgtaaacttattttttactctatttatagaataagttttttattttttgttcatcactctatttttcactctaaaatagagtaccattaaAACAACATCCAATTCTATTATaaatttactctattttagagaaa comes from Brassica rapa cultivar Chiifu-401-42 chromosome A02, CAAS_Brap_v3.01, whole genome shotgun sequence and encodes:
- the LOC103853580 gene encoding uncharacterized protein LOC103853580 isoform X4, producing MASLNLGATSLTNESWVVFGSSLKLRIGFINKRFKRVAEKWRFRAQQKSGMEQLQARSAKRSESLRQILKQYGILEESPEENESSSRLDDLSCAVPSSVIHDSEVNTTEELPHLRWQEKHGEIVSITEDVSDLNHHNCKEKHDAVPSVLDDSKMKTTEELPDLGRQEKYCETVSTTEEVSGQNHHRLPHVLSLCLPFKGFEFAFLLCLYDASVVLLKTLPLGSFRFRFLNYDFQLVTMCLFS